A part of Streptomyces sp. NBC_00557 genomic DNA contains:
- a CDS encoding phage tail tape measure protein, whose protein sequence is MPNVGYATLQVIPSVRGISDELRRQLIGPAADAGQRAGEQSGGGFRDAFEGVLAALGVEAVAEKLGEQFTEAFNQAMEQSNIAGQLKAQLGATAKQAARYGQVAGSLYAKGVTDDLETAAEAVKATLQGGLVPPDATKAQLREIATEMADVSKTFGTDLGLQSQAVAAQLKNHLAPDAKTALDVIAKGFQTLGPNAEDLLETFQEYPVQLRKLGLDSKTTLGLFRQGIQGGARDTDILADALKEFSIRAVDGSATTIAGFKGLGLSAKGMAEQIGKGGDSARKGLDTVLDRLRKVKDPVKQSQLAVDLFGTQAEDLGKALFSLDPSKAVSAMGKVDGSAKQLGRDIRSGPAYEITTFTRSVRQAFVNILGGQVLPVLGKAGSLLNRTVLPPLVSVATVVGGTVIVVLKDLWSAGTAVVNWLRDMGTWLIPIGIAVAGFTAAILAQQIATAAVTAVFSIYRGAILAWTVVQRGATIAQAAFNAVMEANPVILVITAIVALAAALVVAYQRSETFRAIVQAAWAGIQTAALYVWNSVLKPTFAGLMTALSAIGSAFQWLWSSVISPVFSFISTAARILLTFLVVVVIAPIVLAVKALGAIFSWLWTNAISPVIGLITAGALLLWAGVSIVFGWLMTGLRTVGGWATWLWTNAISPVVGWITAGFLLLWAGVSVIFGWFTTGLRTVGGWATWLWTNAISPVVGWVVAGFGLMWTGVKVIFGWFTTGLRTVGGWAKWLWTNAVTPAINGVRSVISGVYHNGIAPVLSALRSAIGKTGDAFGAAKDAIGTAWSKVSAIAKKPVSFIIDTVYNHGIVAVWNKVASAFGAPKLSTYKFARGGPVFGAGTETSDDIPAWLSKNEHVWTAKEVRGAGGHGAVMALRKWAAAGGSGPLPGFKDGGGLFGWVGSAASAVKGFGSKAWSAVKHVAGWIKDGLEASARAGVKAVVDPLLSRIPGLNTGWGKAVKGLPDRAINAIFGYSKEADKQVSKSLPNIGGSGVSRWRPYVIKALAANGLSTSAAMVAKVLRQIATESGGNPKAVQHGYTDINTKTGDLAKGLMQTISATFNAYKFPGHDDIFNGYDNLLAALNYAKHRYGPSLSALGQGHGYATGTKGARRGWAWVGERGPELVLFGGGETVLDHQDSLRAALSMGDVGGYAKGTSAAARKQVPGDLSSVSKVLTASAADIKKAFDELTKDLKAAGGAGKALATSSSQASAKLQSLAKQRDSVQSKLAAAKQAATDQKKTASDFLGLSNLTDATSAAQLITGLQDRQATVKAFQSTITGLSKRGLSQDLISQLVAMGPDSALAGVVAGASKAQIAQLNQLAKSGAKLSTSYGNTMADAMFDAGKNASKGFLTGLQSQEKELQAEMNKLGDTLVKSIKHKLGIHSPAKALMPVGANTALGVVAGMDDTTAKVTAAAARLADAAVPEAPSVSPASYTTTAQAHGGALASGQRLYLVLEDGTAFPAYVDQRADGRVAAGMRQVRRKVRAGTK, encoded by the coding sequence GTGCCCAATGTCGGCTACGCCACGCTGCAGGTCATCCCCTCGGTGCGGGGCATCTCCGATGAGCTGCGCCGCCAGCTCATCGGCCCCGCCGCCGACGCTGGCCAGCGCGCCGGCGAGCAGAGCGGCGGAGGCTTCCGCGACGCGTTCGAGGGCGTCCTCGCCGCGCTCGGTGTGGAAGCCGTCGCCGAGAAGTTGGGCGAGCAGTTCACCGAGGCCTTCAACCAGGCGATGGAGCAGTCCAACATCGCCGGACAGCTCAAGGCCCAGCTCGGCGCCACCGCCAAGCAGGCAGCACGGTACGGTCAGGTCGCAGGCTCCCTGTATGCCAAGGGCGTCACCGATGACCTGGAGACCGCCGCAGAGGCGGTCAAGGCCACGCTGCAGGGCGGCCTCGTCCCACCGGACGCGACCAAGGCGCAGCTGCGCGAGATCGCCACCGAGATGGCCGACGTCTCTAAGACGTTCGGCACGGACCTGGGCCTGCAGTCGCAGGCGGTGGCAGCCCAGCTGAAGAACCACCTCGCGCCGGACGCCAAGACCGCCCTGGACGTCATCGCCAAGGGCTTCCAGACGCTCGGCCCGAACGCCGAGGACCTCCTCGAGACGTTCCAGGAGTACCCGGTCCAGCTGCGCAAGCTGGGCCTCGACAGCAAGACCACGCTCGGCCTGTTCCGGCAGGGCATCCAGGGCGGCGCCCGAGACACGGACATCCTCGCCGACGCCCTCAAGGAGTTCTCGATCCGGGCCGTCGACGGCAGCGCCACAACGATCGCCGGTTTCAAGGGCCTGGGTCTGTCCGCCAAGGGCATGGCCGAGCAGATCGGCAAGGGCGGCGACTCCGCCCGCAAGGGCCTCGATACGGTCCTGGACCGCCTCCGCAAGGTCAAGGACCCGGTCAAGCAATCCCAGCTTGCGGTCGACCTGTTCGGAACCCAAGCAGAGGACCTGGGGAAGGCCCTCTTCAGCTTGGATCCGTCCAAGGCCGTCTCGGCCATGGGCAAGGTGGACGGCTCCGCGAAGCAACTCGGCCGGGACATCCGGTCCGGCCCCGCCTACGAGATCACCACCTTCACACGGTCGGTGCGGCAGGCCTTCGTCAACATCCTGGGCGGCCAGGTCCTGCCCGTCCTCGGCAAGGCCGGAAGCCTCCTGAACCGCACCGTCCTGCCACCTCTGGTGAGCGTGGCCACCGTCGTCGGCGGCACGGTCATCGTCGTCCTCAAGGACCTGTGGTCCGCCGGCACCGCGGTGGTCAACTGGCTGCGAGACATGGGCACCTGGCTCATCCCCATCGGCATCGCCGTGGCCGGCTTCACCGCGGCCATCCTCGCGCAGCAGATCGCCACCGCAGCCGTCACCGCGGTGTTCTCCATCTACCGCGGGGCCATCCTCGCCTGGACCGTCGTCCAGCGCGGCGCGACGATCGCGCAGGCCGCCTTCAACGCGGTAATGGAAGCCAACCCCGTGATCCTCGTGATCACGGCAATCGTCGCCCTGGCTGCTGCCCTCGTTGTCGCCTACCAGCGCAGCGAAACGTTCCGGGCGATCGTCCAGGCCGCCTGGGCCGGCATCCAGACCGCAGCCCTGTACGTCTGGAACTCGGTCCTCAAGCCCACGTTCGCCGGGCTGATGACGGCGCTGTCCGCCATCGGATCCGCCTTCCAGTGGCTCTGGTCCTCCGTGATCTCGCCCGTGTTCTCGTTCATCAGCACGGCAGCGCGCATCCTCCTGACGTTCCTGGTCGTCGTCGTGATCGCGCCGATCGTCCTCGCGGTCAAAGCACTCGGAGCGATCTTCTCCTGGCTCTGGACGAACGCGATCTCCCCGGTGATCGGCTTGATCACCGCCGGGGCCCTGCTGCTGTGGGCCGGGGTGAGCATCGTCTTCGGCTGGCTCATGACCGGGCTGCGCACCGTCGGCGGCTGGGCGACGTGGCTCTGGACGAACGCGATCTCCCCCGTCGTCGGGTGGATCACCGCCGGCTTCCTGCTGCTCTGGGCCGGAGTCAGCGTCATCTTCGGGTGGTTCACTACCGGGCTGCGCACCGTCGGCGGCTGGGCGACGTGGCTCTGGACGAACGCCATCTCGCCCGTCGTCGGCTGGGTGGTCGCTGGCTTCGGCCTCATGTGGACTGGTGTCAAGGTCATCTTCGGGTGGTTCACCACCGGGCTGCGCACGGTCGGCGGCTGGGCCAAGTGGCTCTGGACGAACGCCGTGACGCCAGCGATCAACGGCGTCCGCTCGGTGATCTCCGGCGTCTACCACAACGGGATCGCACCCGTGCTGTCCGCCCTGCGTTCGGCGATCGGCAAGACCGGAGACGCGTTCGGCGCAGCGAAGGACGCCATCGGCACCGCCTGGTCGAAGGTCTCTGCGATCGCCAAGAAGCCGGTGTCGTTCATCATCGACACCGTCTACAACCACGGCATCGTCGCGGTCTGGAACAAGGTCGCCTCCGCCTTTGGCGCCCCGAAGTTGTCCACCTACAAGTTCGCCCGCGGCGGCCCGGTGTTCGGTGCCGGCACCGAGACCTCCGACGACATCCCGGCCTGGCTCAGCAAGAACGAGCACGTCTGGACGGCCAAGGAGGTCCGCGGTGCCGGCGGGCACGGCGCGGTCATGGCCCTGCGGAAGTGGGCGGCGGCCGGCGGGTCCGGGCCGCTGCCCGGCTTCAAGGACGGCGGCGGCCTGTTCGGCTGGGTAGGGTCCGCAGCATCCGCGGTCAAGGGCTTCGGCTCCAAGGCCTGGTCGGCGGTCAAGCACGTCGCCGGGTGGATCAAGGACGGCCTCGAGGCGTCCGCGCGCGCGGGCGTGAAGGCGGTCGTGGACCCGCTGCTCTCCCGCATCCCCGGGCTCAACACGGGCTGGGGCAAGGCCGTCAAGGGCCTGCCCGACAGGGCGATCAACGCGATCTTCGGCTACAGCAAGGAGGCGGACAAGCAGGTCTCCAAGAGCCTGCCCAACATCGGCGGTTCCGGGGTGTCCCGGTGGCGGCCGTACGTGATCAAGGCGCTCGCGGCGAACGGGCTGTCGACGTCGGCGGCCATGGTCGCCAAGGTGCTCCGGCAGATCGCCACGGAGTCCGGCGGCAACCCCAAGGCCGTGCAGCACGGCTACACCGACATCAACACGAAGACCGGGGACCTCGCCAAGGGCCTCATGCAGACCATCTCGGCGACGTTCAACGCGTACAAGTTCCCTGGTCACGACGACATCTTCAACGGCTACGACAACCTCCTGGCCGCGCTGAACTACGCCAAGCACCGGTACGGCCCGTCCCTGTCCGCCCTCGGCCAGGGCCACGGCTACGCGACCGGCACCAAGGGCGCCCGCCGCGGCTGGGCATGGGTCGGCGAACGCGGGCCCGAGCTGGTCCTGTTCGGCGGCGGGGAGACCGTCCTCGACCACCAGGACTCCCTGCGCGCCGCGCTCTCCATGGGCGATGTCGGCGGGTACGCCAAGGGCACCTCGGCGGCGGCCCGCAAGCAGGTGCCCGGTGACCTGTCCTCGGTGAGCAAGGTCCTCACGGCCAGCGCGGCGGACATCAAGAAGGCGTTCGATGAGCTGACCAAGGACCTCAAGGCGGCCGGCGGCGCCGGCAAGGCGCTGGCTACGTCCTCCTCGCAGGCCTCGGCCAAGCTCCAGAGCCTGGCCAAGCAGCGGGACTCGGTGCAGTCGAAACTGGCAGCAGCCAAGCAGGCGGCCACGGACCAGAAGAAGACAGCGTCGGACTTCCTCGGCCTGTCCAATCTGACCGACGCCACCTCGGCGGCCCAGCTCATCACCGGCCTGCAGGACCGGCAGGCCACCGTGAAAGCCTTCCAGTCGACCATCACCGGCCTGTCCAAGCGGGGCCTATCGCAGGACCTCATCAGCCAGCTCGTGGCGATGGGCCCGGACAGCGCGCTCGCCGGAGTCGTGGCCGGCGCGAGCAAGGCCCAGATCGCCCAGCTCAACCAGCTGGCCAAGTCCGGCGCCAAGCTGTCGACGTCGTACGGCAACACCATGGCCGACGCCATGTTCGACGCCGGCAAGAACGCGTCCAAGGGATTTCTCACCGGCCTGCAGTCCCAGGAAAAGGAACTGCAGGCGGAGATGAACAAGCTGGGCGACACCCTGGTCAAGAGCATCAAGCACAAGCTCGGCATCCACAGCCCGGCCAAGGCCCTCATGCCCGTCGGCGCGAACACGGCTCTGGGCGTGGTCGCCGGCATGGACGACACCACGGCCAAGGTCACGGCGGCCGCCGCGCGCCTCGCGGACGCCGCCGTGCCCGAGGCGCCGAGCGTCTCACCCGCCTCCTACACCACCACCGCGCAGGCCCACGGCGGTGCGCTCGCCTCCGGGCAGCGGCTCTATCTGGTCCTCGAAGACGGTACGGCGTTCCCCGCCTACGTGGACCAGCGGGCGGACGGACGTGTGGCGGCCGGTATGCGCCAGGTGCGACGCAAGGTCCGCGCCGGCACCAAGTAG
- a CDS encoding phage tail protein has protein sequence MMPIAPEVLAALPQAIGRPYYAEWSNDGGTTWTRCGLVAGSAQVTADRTAENRYSGQAELLGVGEGRTGINSITTNVRLWQGVQLPRRDPVWFPAGRYSVSHTSRTLHGISVELEGLEDDLRDPFPVPRTVGPGPARTLVPQLVSEALPGVPVAWRPGVDPDTQVPQIVAADDRWSVLSSGSDSTGTSTGIAAALAGEIWADARGVIVVGPVPTLNDPVVWEIARGVGGALVQPQPETTRDGLANVWAVSGDGGDGSPAVGPAFAWDDDPNSITYAGPDPINDPGAPQRLGLFGVRVRTQRYSSSLITSYGQAAQVARAKLADSLGVQAALSLTAVCNPALEPGDVTAVEVDAGVWERHLIDSISYTLGAASMSCKTRTTARRL, from the coding sequence ATGATGCCGATCGCCCCGGAGGTCCTCGCGGCGCTGCCGCAGGCGATCGGCCGGCCGTACTACGCCGAGTGGTCCAACGACGGCGGCACCACCTGGACCAGGTGCGGCCTGGTGGCTGGCTCGGCGCAGGTGACCGCGGACCGTACCGCGGAGAACCGCTACAGCGGGCAGGCCGAGCTCCTCGGCGTCGGCGAGGGCCGCACCGGCATCAACTCCATCACGACCAACGTGCGGCTGTGGCAGGGCGTGCAGCTGCCGCGCCGCGACCCGGTGTGGTTTCCGGCTGGCCGGTACTCGGTGAGCCACACCAGCCGGACGCTGCACGGGATCAGCGTCGAGCTGGAGGGCCTCGAGGACGATCTGCGCGACCCCTTCCCGGTGCCGCGCACGGTCGGGCCCGGGCCCGCGCGCACGCTCGTGCCCCAGCTCGTGAGCGAGGCCTTGCCCGGGGTGCCGGTCGCGTGGCGGCCCGGCGTGGACCCCGACACGCAGGTCCCGCAGATTGTGGCCGCGGACGACCGGTGGTCGGTGCTCTCCTCGGGCTCGGATTCCACCGGCACGTCCACCGGGATCGCGGCCGCGCTCGCCGGTGAGATCTGGGCGGACGCCCGGGGCGTCATCGTCGTCGGCCCGGTGCCCACCCTGAACGACCCGGTCGTCTGGGAGATCGCCCGCGGCGTGGGTGGCGCCCTGGTCCAGCCGCAGCCCGAGACCACCCGCGACGGCCTGGCCAACGTGTGGGCCGTCAGCGGCGACGGCGGCGACGGCTCGCCCGCGGTCGGCCCCGCCTTCGCATGGGACGACGACCCCAACTCGATCACCTACGCCGGCCCGGACCCGATCAACGACCCGGGCGCGCCGCAGCGACTGGGCCTGTTCGGGGTCCGGGTGCGTACCCAGCGGTACTCGTCCTCGCTGATCACCAGCTACGGGCAGGCCGCGCAGGTAGCCCGGGCGAAGCTCGCCGACTCCCTCGGCGTTCAGGCCGCTCTGTCGCTCACCGCCGTGTGCAACCCGGCCCTCGAACCGGGCGACGTCACGGCCGTGGAGGTGGACGCCGGGGTGTGGGAGCGGCACCTCATCGACTCGATCAGCTACACGCTCGGCGCGGCCTCCATGTCCTGCAAGACCCGCACGACCGCCAGGAGGCTGTGA